One stretch of Marinobacterium iners DNA includes these proteins:
- the kdsA gene encoding 3-deoxy-8-phosphooctulonate synthase: MQQKVVRAGSIEISNDKPMVLFGGMNVLESRDLALSIAEHYVEVTQKLGIPYVFKASFDKANRSSLHSFRGPGLDEGLRILEEVKNTFNVPLITDVHEPHQAAPAAEVCDIIQLPAFLSRQTDLVSAMAATGAVINIKKAQFLAPQEMKHILHKCEEAGNDRLILCERGSSFGYNNLVVDMLGFSVMKEFGYPVMFDATHALQMPGGRSDSADGRRALVAQLSRAGLSQGIAGLFLEAHPNPNEAKCDGPCALPLDKLEPYLAQMKAVDELVKSFDPLDTSA, translated from the coding sequence ATGCAGCAGAAGGTTGTGCGTGCCGGTTCCATCGAGATCAGCAATGACAAGCCGATGGTTCTGTTTGGAGGCATGAATGTACTGGAGTCGCGTGATCTTGCTCTGAGCATCGCCGAACACTACGTTGAAGTCACCCAAAAGCTGGGCATTCCATATGTATTCAAGGCATCTTTCGACAAGGCGAACCGCTCCTCTCTGCACTCTTTTCGTGGCCCGGGTCTTGATGAAGGCTTGAGAATTCTCGAAGAGGTAAAAAACACCTTCAACGTGCCGCTTATCACCGATGTGCACGAACCGCATCAGGCCGCCCCTGCCGCCGAGGTATGCGATATCATCCAGCTGCCGGCCTTTCTGTCGCGCCAAACCGACCTGGTCAGTGCAATGGCCGCAACGGGAGCTGTGATCAATATCAAGAAAGCCCAGTTTCTTGCGCCGCAGGAGATGAAACATATCCTGCACAAGTGTGAAGAAGCCGGTAATGATCGATTGATTCTGTGCGAGCGCGGCAGCAGCTTCGGCTACAACAACCTGGTCGTGGATATGCTTGGCTTCAGCGTGATGAAGGAGTTCGGCTATCCGGTCATGTTTGATGCCACCCACGCGCTGCAGATGCCGGGTGGACGCTCGGACTCTGCCGACGGCCGTCGTGCCCTGGTGGCGCAACTGTCACGGGCCGGCCTTTCTCAGGGCATCGCTGGTCTGTTCCTCGAAGCACACCCCAACCCCAACGAAGCCAAATGCGATGGCCCCTGCGCCCTGCCGCTGGATAAGCTGGAGCCCTACCTGGCCCAAATGAAAGCGGTAGACGAGCTGGTCAAGTCATTTGACCCACTCGATACCAGCGCTTGA